The Nicotiana tomentosiformis chromosome 2, ASM39032v3, whole genome shotgun sequence genome includes the window TTCTAACTTGCTCTTTTTCCTGTATAGCAGACAAAGTGCGGTGTATGTATACAGACGGTGAAGACTGGGCAAGGCACTGCCATTTTCACGGCTGAGTGCTCTCACAGTTTTCACTTCCCATGTATTGCAGCTCTGTTGAGGAAACAAACTGCCCTTGTGTGTCCTGTTTGTAGCGCTGAATGGAAGGAGCTGCCTCTATTATCAATACACGATACTCAAAAACCAGTCAAAGTTGAAGAGAAGACCATTAGAGAAGTATCTCCATCTCCTAAAGCAGCAAAAAGAGATGTCAAATTTACAAACGTCGACCACTTTCAGCTGGGAAGGCCTATTCTGAAGGTGTACAATGATGATGAGCCACTGATGTCTCCTACTTCTGGTGCTCGGTTCAATCCCATACCGGAATCGGATGAAGAGAATGATAATGTAGTGGAagaatttcaaggatttttcgtGGATGCAAATGTGAAGCCGGTGAAGGAGAGGACGTCAGTAAATTTTACCAACTTCGAGGCCAGGTTATTGCCTGAAGCTGCTGTTGTGTCAGTTGGCCGGAGTTATGAGACGTATGTGATAATATTTAAACTTAAAGCACCACCGGTGTTGGCAAGGACAGCTCGAAGAGCACCGATTGATCTTGTTATGGTGCTTGATGTTAGCGGAAAAATGAAACCTCagaatatccaaatgatgaaacGTGCTATGAGGTTAGTAGTATCATCACTATCCTCTTCCGATCGGCTTTCCATTGTGGCCTTCTCCACAACTTCCAAACGGCTGTTACCGTTGCGGAGAATGACAGCTAACGGCAAACGATCGGCGCGTCGTATAGTGGACGCCATTGTTTCTCTAGATGGAACAGGAACCACTGCAAGCGACGCGCTCAAAAAGGCTGCGAAGGTTCTAGAAGATCGCAGAGAGCGAAACGCCGTTGCAAGCATCATGCTCTTATCAGACACTCCAAATGAACgctccaccaccaccaccatctcCACCAATCAACGGTGTCAATCTTCCGTCGTATCCACCTGCACGCGCTTCAACACTTTGGAGATTCCGGTACATTCCATCGGACTGAACCAATCCAACGACGACGTTTTCACGAAATTCATTGGAGGCTTATTAAACGTTGTCGTGCAGGATCTCCGAGTTCAGCTAGGGTTCGTGTCCGGTTCAGCGCCGGCTGAAGTAGCGGCGGTTTACTCTTACATAAACCGGCCCGCTGCTCTCGGTTCTGGTTCACTTCGACTAGGCGATTTCTACGCAGAGGAAGAGAGAGAATTGTTGGTGGAACTAAAAGTTCCCACGTCAGCAATTGGGACCCACCATGTATTGTCCGTTCGATGCTCTTACAAAGACCCGTCAACAAAAGAGCTCATTTATTGCAAAGAGCAAGCTCTTTTGGTCCCACGTCCACACGCCGTTCGATCATCAACACCTAATATCCAACGGCTGAGAGATCTTTTCGTTTGTACTCGAGCCATGGCTGAGTCAAGGCGAATGATTGAGCGAAATGACTTGACCGGGGCGCACCACATGTTGTCCTCAGCTCGAGCTTTGTTGGTTCAGTCGAATTCTAGCTCAGCTAGTGAGTTTGTACGTGGCTTAGAAGCCGAGCTTTCTGAGCTTCATTACAAAAGGCAAAATCAGTCTCAAATTCAGAGTCAATCTCAGTATGGGCGAAGAATAAACGTACAACAAAGGGATGACGACAAAGCCGAGCCGCTTACACCAACATCGGCTTGGAGAGCAGCTGAAAGGCTAGCTAAAGTGGCTATAATGAGAAAATCGTTGAATAGAGTCAGTGATTTACACGGCTTCGAAGATGcaagattttaattttttattttctttttaattatagaAATAGGTTAAAAGTATAGGACCTATCCATATgaagaaaaaacaaataaaactaaaaaaaacgACAAAGGGTACCCGACGGCTCGGCGCTTTCTGCAGAGGAAAACAACAGATAGTGAAAGAGTAAGTGGGTACCCCACATTGGGTGATTGATTGATTAAGGCAGTGTAAAGAGGGGGTGGGGGTTAGAGGAGCTATGTGCTTTTGTCTTTTATTATCTCCCAAATATTTTATAATCCTTTCTTTTAACTTTTCTTATTGTGTAGAGATTTTAATGATGTTTAAATGGAGATGAACAGAATAATCTTTCTTCAATTTGGTGTCAGTCATTGTccctttatattttattttgttctCTTAAAGTTTATTGGTTTTGGAAATGCAAAGGAATAGCAATTGCAGAATAGCGGGATATGTTTGTTTATTGTTTATGAcattaagtgggcgtttggacacaagaattttaaaattttaaaatacggtgaaaatatttttcaattcaaaatggtatttgaaatttagagttgtgtttggacatgaatataattttaggTTGTTTTTAAGTTTTGTAAGTGATttgaatgaaaattttgaaaaatagctttttggagtttttaaaatttttaaaaatttttaaaATGCATGTTTGagtgaaaattaaattttttttgagcattttgaaaaaagaaaaaaaaatgagaaaaaggaaAATTTTGTTATGTACAAACGCTAAATAACTGAAAAACCCAGTCTTTATACACTTTTTTAATACCCATTTGATATCCAGAATTAATAGGTCCAATAGTCAATATTCTCACTACATAGACCCCATTAACTGGTCCTATCATGAATATTTTCATTCTAGTATGAGATTGCTGTGGTTAAAAGTCAAGAGATCTCTTTGTACAATTCTATTTTGCATGAAATGATTTagtgggcatttggacataagaactgtgaaatttcagaaaaaaagtggaaatttttttttaaataaaaacggtatttaaaaattagagttgtatttggacatgaatataatttgtaGCTGTTTTTGTACTTTTGTGAGTTAGTTGGAAGTGAATTTTGAAAAAACAgcttttggagtttttaaaatttttgaaaattccgaaattcaacttcaagttaaatttgaaaattttattgccaaacattgattccgaaaaaagtgaattttttttcaaaaaagtgaaaaaattctTATGGCTAAACGGTAATTTGCTAAAGGGAACGACTTTAATAATTCTTGAAATGACTTAGTAGGTGTatggacataaaaattgtaatttttgaaaaaaaaaatagtagttagagttaagttgaaaaattatatttgagatttgaaattatgtttggatatgcatttcacttgaaaaaatatttgcAGTGTGAGtagaaaaaaaagtttttttgaaaattttgaaaatatgattttttgaaaaactcatttttgaaaaaaattcaaagacttgtaaaattttatggacaaatatatttttgaaagaaaaaggaaaaaaaatatgggCAAACGGGTCCTTAATGGAAggacttcttttcctttttaggtTTGAATCAAACaaaatagatgatgtattattcAAGAATAGAGACTAGAATAGAGAGGTGGGTGTTATATATATTGGCATGAGGTTCATTTAATTTGTAGTATCTGATATTGCACAAAACTCCAGCTGGCTAATTTAATGGCCAaataagtgggcgtttggacataagaattgcaAAATTTCATATAAGAGATTCTTTTTTAAGTGAAAATAGTaattgaaaattagagttgtgtttggatatgaatatatACTTCTGGGTTgtgtttgaatttttgtgagtaaattttaataaataagttttttgaaattttttaaattttcgaaaaattccgaaattcatcTTTAAGtaaaaatcaataattttatggccaaacactgattttaaaaaaaagtaaaaaaaaatcaaaaataatttatctttttttATGGCCAGACGGGCCCTAAATATATTTCCCTCCTAGAGAATAACATCAAGGGCAAATTATTTCTATCTATAATTTATCAACTTTCAGAAACAATGTATAAAGGGCATTCACAAATGGCCATTGCCGAATTTTATTGGTCAAGATATGTGAAGTAGAACGAGACACAGGAATTCAGTACTGCTGCCAAATGTGAAAACACAGGACATGATACACATCGCTATTTTTGAGTCATTATCAATTGCTTAGAAAATTGACACAACAAAAGGGAGAATTATTTTAATATCCACTCTCTAATCCCAATAGTAAAAGGCTAAATATGGGGAGGCTTAATCACATGCTTAGAGTCGTGGACCACATATAATCATCAGCTCCATTTAGTTTCCAGATAAATcttctttccttgaaaatcccgaGAAAATTAGAAAGAAAAAGTGGTCTATTATGTACTTTAACAAAATTCCACGTTAGCGTGACTTTAGCTATACGTTTGTGAaaactaagggaaaaagagtgaaaacTTTTTGCAAATGGAAGTATGCATAGAAGGAAGAAATGAGAAAAGGTTTGAGAAGAATGTAAAATTATTATAAAGTGGGAAAAAGGAACTATGCTTACTATAGTATTCTTTTCACTTTTTTGGTGCTCTTCTCCtgaaattgcgtacctttgttagagctttttgagaggtaAGTACTATAAATAATATCAAAAGGGGTTGTAGGAGTTGGTACATTTTATCTGCTTACTATAGAGCAATTTCTTACCAATCCAAAGCAAACAATTCCATTGGAATCGAAAAGACACCTACTTTACTTCTTTGTATGTCACAACAAAATACGATAAAGTAGCCGACGGGAAAagggagtccggaaccaaaatgtggttTTTTTGGACTCAAACGTTCGAAATGTGTGGAAAAAAAAATACAATGATCAAAAtatgtataacgcccttttaaagggcgctataccttaacgtccgtttgcccgttaaggtatagcaacctttaaaagggcgttatacttgAATTTGAAAATACGGGCAAGTATAGCGTCATTTATTAAGACGTTATACATATTTTGTGAGCACACAAATAATTTTTTtgggcttaactgacataacaataattcaattgAGTATAGCGCTCTTATTTAAGGTGCTATACCTAAAATAATTGTAACCCGGACTGGTTTTTTGCCCTATTTAAGGAGGTTGAGAATTTTTTAAAAGTCCATTCATAAATATTCTCAAAtcttctgaaatatttcttcgttaaattattttgcattttgtcataatgtcttaAGAGCGAAAAGTAAGTGTCTCATTATATTTTGGGGAGgaggggggtgaggttgtggtggcgaataactcagtaacctatagtttatctccacagtaccatgttaagttgccacttacaatggagtacgataaattggtatcgttgttatgtaaaaaaatgagtgtgagcaaacgtttggtgaaccttaaagtaaccggaagatatcagtagtctgtcactccgcaagggggttgcttgttatgctgagtttaacatcgaggacgatgaaactctgagagattttttgaggactccggatgaataccgaaaatttcttgtgataaaaatgttggaaatgtacgtcaaggttgaagacattcgcaataatgaggttgcgcaaaacagggatatccctcagttatcgggtggttattttggagcagttttagccgaacaggttccggctgaaagagttCGGCCTggtctaaacttatctccacgggcgaatgaggagcgagggaATAATTTCTCTTATAGTTTACATAATCTACAAggcgagtggtaaacttcaattttcctttgtgttacgatATTTATTTTTGCTGTATTGAATTGTATTagcactcatatattccacagggggtaccggccagatatgaattttacaagttatgaaccaacgcccagttggaatatgcctagttctggtgtgttggatcatggtggtccatccgggagtcatcaccaacaggataatatccatcatgggatgtcaacacattacgatttgtaagtgaagtgatatagctatatataaagtatttatcaatttgagtaactcattattttgttaGTTGTGCAATGAAAACAAGCATCCTGAAGGTCCTATCCTTACTCAATTgtccgaagacgacatatttaatcgggatctgacagatgcacagagtcaggaagagaatagtgattatgacaacaatgtcgATGAgtttggagatgacacacccttccctgatgagggtgatgatgaggaggaagagaatgttggacctgatttgacgagggagcatgctccacccctcgttagaccaagagtgtacgagtcccacgagttgtttcattcaagggagattccctaccttgatcatttgccaagtatgccggatgtggatgccctcacaagggatattgatgaaatttggacagcaatgtgggatgaatctagagcaacggtgTTGTCAAATGGCATGCTTTTTCCCGATAAAACGTGCCTAACCAGGGCGGGGCTaatgtacagcgtaaaagagtgtcgtgagatcacggtacgtgagtcatctccagatgtATACAAGGTAGTCTGCCATAGATGATTTATGGGTTGTAATTGGATGTTGTGtgcgaggaagaagaaaacaaatatgtgggttgtaGGTAAATACATTGaaacccacaattgtgaaatggacacattcagtgggaatcattttaacttgaatgctgacttgatttctcttgtcttgattccacacattgaagcgtccataaggtacaagatcaaaaagTGTATAACAtccgtccaccaggaatatgggtgcatcattaccaaaagaaagacaTTTCTCGGGTGCAAACGTGCATTTGAAATTGTTCATAGTAACTGGGACAAGTCctttgcatctctacccaggtacatggctgcattgcaacactttaaccccgggactgttgttgaatggaagcttgagcggagtccgggaatactagaacatatattcaaatatgtgttctgggcatttaaaccagcaattgatggttaTCTGCATTGCcgaccggtaatatccatagacggcactcatgtctatagaaagtatgatattaaacTATTGATCGTCactgcagtagatgctaatggaagtatatttcccttagTTTTTGCTATTtatgccaatgaaagccaagagacatggacactatttttgaaccacctgaaagagcacgttatcaaacaacgttcaggtatttgtctaatatctttTAGGCATGGTAGTATTTTAAGTTTtgtacagaatttgcgtgcatggaaggaaccgtatgcctaccaccgttactgtgtgaggcacctgaaggccaatttccagaaggcataTCCCAACAAGGAATTGCATGATTTAATATGGATGtctgcaacagatcaccaagagtgtaaattcaggaggcgcatgGAATCTACCAAGAAGGAAGACGAGgaagcctatcgttggttgatgcgacatgaacTTGACAAGCGGACTTTGCATGCGGGtggtggcagaagatggggaattctgactataAATGTGTCAGaatctttcaacgggttattgaagtctacATGAGGATTATTTGTCACTGCCATAGTgtggatgtcattcaagcagatggcgggGAGTTTTGCTGAAAGGgctagaggtgcatcgtcattgatggaaaggggtgttgaatttatgtcaataccaatgaaaagatttgagaaatacaggaagcgagcacattggcatttatttttgcagtattgcagcgagcgaaatatttttgaagttagcccctacctcgtgggacacccctacCTCGTAGGGAACGTCTGCCACGTCGACCACGTTCCGGCCCCACCGGTGGTACTGCTCTGGCACCATATACTCAGCTTCTTATCCTAATCGCTCATCATCTCGGGCTCGCCTCAATGTCCGGGAAGCCAGATCGGTAACCTGCCGGCCATACTCGTGCTAAGCGGTTGCTCCCCCGCCGGTATGctgctgcatctgcagtcccaactggtggaacagatgtaggccaatagcatgcacaacatgtaaaatataaattacgggACGCTAGGTTAATGTTATAAGTAAGTATATCAAATAACATACTAGTACCTCGTGCCTCCCGacgtatggaacgtaccgaccgccaACGCGATAAATGGGATTCCCGACGAAAAGTCGGGTAACGCTGCGGTACTAACCCATataatcatgctcagtctccgTCCGGTCAGGTGGAGGGGGGCGGAATCAGGTCATGTCACTGGTCCCAAGTATCGATCTACGCCTCTAGCCATGCCATATATGTCTGGTTCACCATGGAATGATCATCCCGCTGAAAATGTGTGATATGTCAGGCGGGCGGTGGCGGTACAAGCTGCGGGCGGCCAAACTGATGAAGTACTcactcggtggcatgatgctccataatatcaaggcacatcaacgggacggaagagctccacataattcGGTCGGcggagcaataatcgggcaaaccagctattagctcgtcgatgtatggcctccaaatgaactattaagtaacaaCATAAATCgtgagtatacgcaacacatatgaagccaggccaagtaaacttaggtatacatttacctgtgctccctccagcaaatccaacaaatccctgcacaaggggagattatgtcgagcctcgtactctCATCCATATCCTCGCCcatcaacccacctcctagctataGGGAGAAACGGAGGTGGTGCACCTGGAGCTAAGGGTGGTAGAGGTGGttgcaactgcaggaaccgctccgaGGCCCCAACCTAATATACaaagtggacgtaaaatttaaggtatatttttactaggtatgttataatgaatagagtaGTCGACTATGTTTTCACTTGTAGCAGCGGCAAAAATCCAGCAATGTCAtgctgggtgcccatgctcgtCCGGCACATCTGCCTGTACAAGTAACCGAGAATAGCAACACCCCAGCTGTACtgatgtaaatcatctagccgctcaagatgatgaagaaatctcaagctgactaggttccccgaagtgttcgggaacaaaacccctccaaacataaggagCAGCAGCAACCTCGTGTACCGGTGAATATGAAGCTCTCGTGTATCATCTGTGATGTCAGTGTGCAATGCCTCCAAATGCTGTCGGACGGGTGTCAACTGCAGACGACTGGCCCCAACCAGTGGAGTTTCATCCGCTGGCTGGAAACCAGTGAGCCGCTGCAGCATCTCCATGTAGTGCAAAGCCGTATACTCTCTGATGGCATTCGGCAAAGCAACAGGGTGTCCATCAACGGGCAGCCCATACAGGACCTCCACGTCCTGAAGCGTGAcagtggcctcgccaatgggcaaatggaatgtgtgcgtctccggtcgccaccgctctatcagggccgtAATCAACGACCAATCCAGCTGCAGCCGGCCGATCTCCACAATCCTATAAAAGCCCGTATCCTGGAGGCGtctgactatacggggatggagagGGTGGTCCCTGAGAAAGccccacatatcgtctactctcCTGGCACGGAACGTCTGGGCCAGTAACTGTCCCTCCCATATGTGTGACGACCTATGATCGCCTTGTAACAACAGTAGCTCCAGACTGACAGGTCCGGAATGCAAaggcggaacctccatgtcgtctactgtaaattaaataatattaattatattattttagtttaatatgttagttttattattttacatgttagttttattattttatatgtttgtttgtaaattaaataattaatttttataattatacaagatttaattattaaatattcacaaatGGGTTCcggactcgatatttgaggcccagtagcaccaagatatcttgaattcttgtgttcatgatgagaaaatcatctcgatttatcactcaacaggtctgttagtttattatttatatgttagtttaatattgtatatattagttcaattaatttatatattagttttattattttacatgttagttttattattttatatgtttgttctaaattaaataattaatttccataattatacaagatttgattattaaatattcacatatgggttccgggctcaatatttgaggcctagtaacaccaagatatcctgaattcttgtgttcgtGATGAGAAAATTAtctcgatttatcactcaacatgtctgttattttaaatgttagtttattatttatatgttagtttaatattgtatatgttaattttattaatttatatgttagttttattattttatatgttagttttattattatatattttttatttatgactcacttattttttactataataaaattaaataattaatttttataattatacaagatttaattattaaatattcacatatgggttccgggctcgatatttgaggcccagtagcaccaatgTATCCTGGAAATATTATTGTTTTCTCATACTTAGTCcagaaaatattgttgttttctcatATTATTTTATTACGATTGTTGGctagaattggacagagtttgtgtttgaactatcagcttttttgacgtatttttgggtataatagatacttaaatgattaatttcaataactacaaggatATTACGCTAAAGgacactacattttactacgctaaaagggcactacattacaaatacaagcactacattaggccacaagataccactagagggaactaaagtaacaatttatctattttactagtctttaagcaaataaataatttaaatcggttaaaaataacaaataaatttaatcacaaaatattTACGAAAATAcaatataccacagtaaaaagtaaataattagcattttttttaaaaactaataataatttctctatttttactaatttttttagcacactaatatcatagtccggataaaaacaacaaattagttaaatcgcaaaacaatcacaaaacaacatagaacacattaaaaacaactaatatgcattttttatacgagttttaacaaaaactaagtctgaatacctcgatttaaggtttttggaaagttgaaaatttggtgatttggagccgaaacgagcaacTCACAACGAGATAACGCCTTAGCTGGGATGTGGGACCGAGAATCTTTACTTTTTGTGGGATGGGT containing:
- the LOC104092810 gene encoding E3 ubiquitin-protein ligase WAV3-like isoform X2, whose product is MVLGWRRAFCTSIPRDRDSTSFKEKQDNTNPTPSPRLSSKFGFFSNPSTPRFQSPPVSSSLLRCRTTTTTPPPTATVPAATASVPGSPKLQCKTKNSPRFFSRSTPSSPRSPSTFSFIKSSLRFPKTKCGVCIQTVKTGQGTAIFTAECSHSFHFPCIAALLRKQTALVCPVCSAEWKELPLLSIHDTQKPVKVEEKTIREVSPSPKAAKRDVKFTNVDHFQLGRPILKVYNDDEPLMSPTSGARFNPIPESDEENDNVVEEFQGFFVDANVKPVKERTSVNFTNFEARLLPEAAVVSVGRSYETYVIIFKLKAPPVLARTARRAPIDLVMVLDVSGKMKPQNIQMMKRAMRLVVSSLSSSDRLSIVAFSTTSKRLLPLRRMTANGKRSARRIVDAIVSLDGTGTTASDALKKAAKVLEDRRERNAVASIMLLSDTPNERSTTTTISTNQRCQSSVVSTCTRFNTLEIPVHSIGLNQSNDDVFTKFIGGLLNVVVQDLRVQLGFVSGSAPAEVAAVYSYINRPAALGSGSLRLGDFYAEEERELLVELKVPTSAIGTHHVLSVRCSYKDPSTKELIYCKEQALLVPRPHAVRSSTPNIQRLRDLFVCTRAMAESRRMIERNDLTGAHHMLSSARALLVQSNSSSASEFVRGLEAELSELHYKRQNQSQIQSQSQYGRRINVQQRDDDKAEPLTPTSAWRAAERLAKVAIMRKSLNRVSDLHGFEDARF
- the LOC104092810 gene encoding E3 ubiquitin-protein ligase WAV3-like isoform X1; the encoded protein is MVLGWRRAFCTSIPRDRDSTSFKEKQDNTNPTPSPRLSSKFGFFSNPSTPRFQSPPVSSSLLRCRTTTTTPPPTATVPAATASVPGSPKLQCKTKNSPRFFSRSTPSSPRSPSTFSFIKSSLRFPKQTKCGVCIQTVKTGQGTAIFTAECSHSFHFPCIAALLRKQTALVCPVCSAEWKELPLLSIHDTQKPVKVEEKTIREVSPSPKAAKRDVKFTNVDHFQLGRPILKVYNDDEPLMSPTSGARFNPIPESDEENDNVVEEFQGFFVDANVKPVKERTSVNFTNFEARLLPEAAVVSVGRSYETYVIIFKLKAPPVLARTARRAPIDLVMVLDVSGKMKPQNIQMMKRAMRLVVSSLSSSDRLSIVAFSTTSKRLLPLRRMTANGKRSARRIVDAIVSLDGTGTTASDALKKAAKVLEDRRERNAVASIMLLSDTPNERSTTTTISTNQRCQSSVVSTCTRFNTLEIPVHSIGLNQSNDDVFTKFIGGLLNVVVQDLRVQLGFVSGSAPAEVAAVYSYINRPAALGSGSLRLGDFYAEEERELLVELKVPTSAIGTHHVLSVRCSYKDPSTKELIYCKEQALLVPRPHAVRSSTPNIQRLRDLFVCTRAMAESRRMIERNDLTGAHHMLSSARALLVQSNSSSASEFVRGLEAELSELHYKRQNQSQIQSQSQYGRRINVQQRDDDKAEPLTPTSAWRAAERLAKVAIMRKSLNRVSDLHGFEDARF
- the LOC138905336 gene encoding serine/threonine-protein phosphatase 7 long form homolog — its product is MEVPPLHSGPVSLELLLLQGDHRSSHIWEGQLLAQTFRARRVDDMWGFLRDHPLHPRIVRRLQDTGFYRIVEIGRLQLDWSLITALIERWRPETHTFHLPIGEATVTLQDVEVLYGLPVDGHPVALPNAIREYTALHYMEMLQRLTGFQPADETPLVGASRLQLTPVRQHLEALHTDITDDTRELHIHRYTRLLLLLMFGGVLFPNTSGNLVSLRFLHHLERLDDLHQYSWGVAILGYLYRQMCRTSMGTQHDIAGFLPLLQVKT
- the LOC138905335 gene encoding uncharacterized protein, which gives rise to MDTFSGNHFNLNADLISLVLIPHIEASIRYKIKKCITSVHQEYGCIITKRKTFLGCKRAFEIVHSNWDKSFASLPRYMAALQHFNPGTVVEWKLERSPGILEHIFKYVFWAFKPAIDGYLHCRPVISIDGTHVYRKYDIKLLIVTAVDANGSIFPLVFAIYANESQETWTLFLNHLKEHVIKQRSGICLISFRHGSILSFVQNLRAWKEPYAYHRYCVRHLKANFQKAYPNKELHDLIWMSATDHQECKFRRRMESTKKEDEEAYRWLMRHELDKRTLHAGGGRRWGILTINVSESFNGLLKST